From Mycobacterium lacus, one genomic window encodes:
- a CDS encoding transposase: MTATLAEVRKGSADDEGVGTDSAQGPRADRPRRRNFTPEYKAAIVAEYDALTEPGARGALLRREGLYSSHIVEWRRARDAGALDGLARSGGRGKDRDQAEIERLRKRAERAEAELERTRAALDLVGKAHALLETLSESTGTRPGSKK; the protein is encoded by the coding sequence ATGACGGCGACTTTGGCTGAGGTCCGGAAGGGTAGCGCCGATGATGAAGGCGTGGGAACCGATTCGGCCCAGGGTCCGCGGGCGGATCGTCCCCGGCGGCGCAACTTCACCCCGGAGTACAAGGCGGCCATTGTGGCCGAGTACGACGCGTTGACCGAGCCGGGTGCGCGGGGTGCGCTGCTTCGGCGTGAGGGCCTGTACTCATCGCACATCGTGGAGTGGCGGCGAGCGCGCGACGCGGGCGCGTTGGACGGGCTTGCCCGGTCAGGCGGTCGTGGTAAGGACCGCGACCAGGCCGAGATCGAACGGCTACGGAAGCGGGCCGAACGGGCCGAGGCCGAGCTTGAACGCACGAGGGCCGCGTTGGATCTGGTGGGAAAAGCACACGCGCTCTTGGAGACGCTCTCCGAGAGCACGGGCACGCGGCCCGGGTCGAAGAAGTGA
- a CDS encoding DDE-type integrase/transposase/recombinase produces MRAAGPRASLYRQRNRPAGPRRKPGPSGPPPNALDAAERTQILTVLCQPRFADKAVAQVWAELLDEGVYLCSQSTMYRILRTHNMTRERRRVATHPPRVKPELVAHQPNDVWSWDITKLAGPVRGEFYQLYVMLDIFSRYPVGWRVEYHEDADIAQDWMAELTALHGRPGAIHADRGSAMTSKNVAQLLIDLGVARSHSRPRVSNDNPFSESQFKTLKYRNDFPERFDSIEHARTWCKDFFDYLRHEHRHSALGLHTPASVYFGTAADIQAKRARVMADAYAANPNRFSSPPQPPKLPTAAWINPPTPQPKIVST; encoded by the coding sequence GTGCGCGCTGCTGGGCCGCGCGCGAGCCTGTATCGGCAGCGCAACCGCCCTGCCGGTCCACGCCGCAAACCCGGGCCGAGCGGACCGCCGCCCAATGCGCTCGACGCGGCCGAGCGCACGCAGATCCTTACGGTGTTGTGCCAGCCGCGCTTCGCCGACAAGGCGGTCGCCCAAGTGTGGGCCGAGCTGCTCGACGAGGGCGTCTACCTGTGCTCGCAGTCCACGATGTACCGGATCCTGCGCACGCACAACATGACCCGCGAACGGCGGCGGGTAGCCACACACCCGCCGCGGGTCAAACCCGAGCTGGTCGCCCACCAACCCAACGACGTGTGGTCCTGGGACATCACCAAATTGGCGGGACCGGTGCGCGGCGAGTTCTACCAGCTCTACGTGATGCTGGACATCTTCAGCCGCTACCCCGTCGGCTGGCGCGTCGAGTACCACGAGGACGCCGACATCGCCCAGGACTGGATGGCCGAGCTGACCGCGCTACACGGGCGGCCCGGCGCGATCCACGCCGACCGGGGTTCGGCGATGACGTCGAAGAACGTCGCCCAGCTGCTAATCGACCTCGGCGTGGCGCGCAGCCACTCGCGCCCACGGGTGTCAAACGACAACCCGTTCAGCGAATCCCAGTTCAAAACGCTGAAGTACCGCAACGATTTTCCCGAACGGTTCGACTCGATCGAGCACGCCCGCACCTGGTGCAAAGACTTCTTCGACTACCTGCGCCACGAGCACCGCCATTCCGCGCTCGGCCTGCACACACCGGCGTCGGTGTACTTCGGCACCGCCGCCGACATCCAGGCCAAACGAGCCCGGGTCATGGCCGATGCCTACGCCGCCAACCCCAACCGGTTTAGCAGCCCACCACAGCCCCCGAAACTACCGACCGCGGCATGGATCAACCCACCGACCCCACAACCGAAAATAGTGTCCACATAG